From a single Brevinematales bacterium genomic region:
- a CDS encoding undecaprenyl-diphosphate phosphatase — translation MDILKAVVMGFIQGVAEFLPISSSGHLVLADHYLRNMGKTTLWFDVLLHIATLIVVITFFFNEFLILVRGSLKFYKFFGDNESKLFWLVVLATVFTVIVALILEPVLRDTVESNYKIVGIFLIINSFILLVPYIIHFGTQQKNLENIGIFESIIIGISQGVGVLPGISRSGITISTGLVVGLDRATAGIFSFLIFIPSTIGAFVYETYRSFKVSDIQFKFEWSYLVGFVVALVVGYIALWLLMKLLREGKFYVFSIYTFVVGLLALIL, via the coding sequence ATGGATATATTAAAAGCGGTGGTAATGGGATTTATTCAGGGAGTAGCAGAATTTTTGCCTATTAGTAGTTCAGGACATTTGGTTTTAGCGGATCATTACCTTAGGAATATGGGTAAAACAACACTTTGGTTTGATGTACTTTTACATATTGCTACTCTTATAGTAGTTATAACATTCTTTTTTAATGAGTTTTTAATTTTGGTGAGAGGTAGTTTGAAGTTTTATAAGTTTTTTGGAGATAACGAGAGTAAACTTTTCTGGTTGGTAGTTTTAGCTACTGTGTTTACTGTGATAGTTGCTCTAATACTTGAACCTGTCTTAAGAGATACTGTTGAGAGTAATTACAAGATTGTTGGAATTTTCTTGATAATAAACTCTTTTATCCTTTTGGTACCTTATATTATTCATTTTGGTACTCAACAAAAAAACCTTGAGAATATAGGTATTTTTGAAAGTATTATTATAGGAATATCTCAAGGTGTGGGTGTACTACCGGGAATATCTAGGTCTGGTATTACCATATCAACTGGATTAGTTGTTGGACTTGATAGGGCTACGGCTGGAATTTTCAGTTTTCTTATATTCATACCTTCGACTATTGGTGCCTTTGTTTACGAGACCTACAGGTCGTTTAAAGTCAGTGATATACAATTTAAGTTTGAGTGGTCTTATTTGGTAGGGTTTGTTGTAGCTCTAGTTGTTGGATACATTGCTCTATGGTTGCTTATGAAACTACTTAGAGAAGGTAAGTTTTATGTATTTTCTATCTACACGTTTGTAGTTGGTTTGCTTGCTTTAATTTTATAA
- a CDS encoding ketoacyl-ACP synthase III translates to MGVKIAGVGMYVPPKVLTNFDLEKMVETSDEWIRTRTGIVERRIAENNIATSDLAVEASKIAIQNAGLRPEDIDLIVCATITPDMVFPATAYLIAEKLGVKKPGFDINAACSGFVYSTVLSYSLLKTGIYKNILVIGAETLSRITDWQDRNTCVLFGDGAGAMVLTVDDSSSDIISVELGGDGGCADLLYMPAGGSRLPATEETVKNRLHFIKMNGRETFKMAVRMMTESVEKVIQKAGISKEDVKLVIPHQANIRIIDSIAEYLGVEREEKVFVNLDKYGNTSAASIPIALAEAVQQGKLQRGDILILVAFGGGFSWGAIALRY, encoded by the coding sequence ATGGGAGTGAAGATTGCTGGTGTTGGAATGTATGTTCCACCTAAAGTGTTGACAAACTTTGATCTTGAGAAGATGGTTGAAACTAGTGATGAGTGGATTAGGACTAGGACAGGAATTGTTGAAAGGAGAATAGCAGAGAATAATATTGCTACTTCTGACTTGGCGGTTGAAGCAAGCAAGATAGCGATACAGAATGCTGGACTTAGGCCAGAAGATATAGATTTAATAGTTTGTGCTACTATAACACCTGATATGGTTTTCCCAGCTACTGCGTATCTGATAGCTGAGAAATTAGGTGTTAAGAAACCGGGATTTGATATAAATGCTGCTTGCTCAGGGTTTGTTTATTCTACAGTTCTTTCTTATTCGTTGCTAAAAACAGGTATTTACAAGAATATACTAGTTATTGGTGCGGAGACACTTTCTAGGATAACTGATTGGCAGGATAGAAATACCTGTGTACTTTTTGGTGATGGTGCGGGTGCTATGGTATTGACTGTAGATGATAGCTCATCGGATATCATATCAGTTGAATTAGGGGGAGATGGGGGATGTGCTGATTTGCTTTACATGCCTGCTGGTGGTTCAAGATTACCAGCAACAGAAGAAACCGTTAAAAATAGGTTACACTTCATAAAAATGAATGGAAGAGAAACATTCAAAATGGCTGTTAGGATGATGACAGAATCTGTTGAAAAAGTTATACAAAAAGCAGGTATATCCAAAGAAGATGTTAAGCTTGTTATACCACATCAAGCAAACATAAGAATAATTGACTCTATAGCAGAATACCTAGGAGTTGAAAGAGAAGAGAAGGTATTTGTAAATCTCGACAAATATGGAAATACATCAGCAGCGTCAATACCAATTGCCCTAGCAGAGGCAGTACAGCAGGGAAAATTACAAAGAGGAGATATACTAATACTAGTTGCATTTGGTGGTGGTTTTTCTTGGGGTGCTATTGCCTTGCGATATTAG